In the Salvelinus fontinalis isolate EN_2023a chromosome 34, ASM2944872v1, whole genome shotgun sequence genome, one interval contains:
- the LOC129833675 gene encoding G-protein coupled receptor family C group 5 member B-like isoform X2: MALFPVLLLLLSVLHRGSSQDPDEDSLAVPRGCGWGLVRPYTLLCDLDSVWGVAVESAAASGALAAILLGLIILCRLHHVSEAEKRSGVGPILLLLLGILGLFGLSFAYLIERDEQLCLLRRALWGLLFALCFSCLLVQGVRLRRLGRERRSPGGCALTGLALGLSAVQGIIAAEWLLLTVLREGRAACQYLPLDFSLACSYVLALLLAALGAASFALCGKTRQWRCNAIWLLSACLLSLLLWVAWVGFYLYGNAWLGRSPDWDDPALAIALVAQGWLLLLFHAVPEAHSCLCSPPQPSAPDYFDTSQAPSRMRETSFDEDIPLSHRQFPENQSYGFDENTAGLRSAGNHNGNTAPRPSAPFRSNVYQPTEMTMILNGGAVPSAPPTYTGRQLW, encoded by the exons ATGGCACTcttccctgtcctcctcctcctcctctccgtgCTCCATCGTGGTTCCTCCCAGGACCCTGATGAGGACTCGTTGGCAGTGCCCCGGGGGTGTGGCTGGGGCCTGGTGCGCCCCTACACCCTCCTCTGTGACCTGGACTCTGTTTGGGGCGTGGCGGTCGAATCTGCAGCGGCCAGCGGAGCCCTGGCTGCCATTTTACTGGGCCTGATCATCCTCTGCCGACTACACCACGTGAGCGAGGCGGAGAAGCGCAGCGGCGTGGGACCCATTCTCCTCCTGCTTCTGGGCATCCTGGGCCTGTTCGGCCTCAGTTTCGCCTACCTCATCGAGCGTGACGAACAGCTGTGTCTTCTGCGCCGTGCCCTCTGGGGCCTGCTCTTCGCCCTGTGCTTCTCCTGCCTGCTGGTGCAGGGTGTGCGGCTCCGGAGGTTGGGCCGCGAGCGCCGGAGCCCGGGGGGCTGTGCTCTGACCGGCCTGGCCCTGGGGCTGAGCGCCGTCCAGGGGATCATCGCCGCCGAGTGGCTCCTGCTCACGGTGCTCAGGGAGGGCAGAGCGGCCTGCCAGTACCTGCCTCTGGACTTCTCCTTAGCCTGTAGCTATGTGCTTGCGCTACTGCTAGCCGCGCTGGGGGCGGCCTCCTTCGCTCTCTGTGGGAAGACCCGGCAGTGGCGCTGTAACGCGATCTGGCTCCTCTCCGCctgtctgttgtctctcctcctctgggttGCCTGGGTGGGCTTCTATCTCTACGGTAACGCCTGGCTGGGGCGGTCCCCGGACTGGGACGATCCAGCATTGGCGATAGCACTGGTGGCACAGGGTTGGCTCCTCCTCCTGTTCCACGCCGTGCCCGAGGCACActcctgtctctgctccccgccACAACCCTCCGCCCCTGACTATTTTGACACATCCCAGGCCCCGTCCCGCATGAGGGAGACCAGCTTCGACGAGGACATCCCCCTCTCACACAGGCAGTTTCCGGAGAACCAGAGCTACGGCTTTGACGAAAACACTGCAG GTCTGAGGAGTGCAGGTAATCATAATGGTAACACAGCGCCCAGACCCAGTGCCCCCTTCCGCAGCAACGTGTACCAGCCCACTGAGATGACCATGATCCTGAATGGGGGAGCG GTCCCCTCCGCACCCCCGACCTATACGGGGCGGCAGCTGTGGTGA
- the LOC129833675 gene encoding G-protein coupled receptor family C group 5 member B-like isoform X1 gives MALFPVLLLLLSVLHRGSSQDPDEDSLAVPRGCGWGLVRPYTLLCDLDSVWGVAVESAAASGALAAILLGLIILCRLHHVSEAEKRSGVGPILLLLLGILGLFGLSFAYLIERDEQLCLLRRALWGLLFALCFSCLLVQGVRLRRLGRERRSPGGCALTGLALGLSAVQGIIAAEWLLLTVLREGRAACQYLPLDFSLACSYVLALLLAALGAASFALCGKTRQWRCNAIWLLSACLLSLLLWVAWVGFYLYGNAWLGRSPDWDDPALAIALVAQGWLLLLFHAVPEAHSCLCSPPQPSAPDYFDTSQAPSRMRETSFDEDIPLSHRQFPENQSYGFDENTAGLRSAGNHNGNTAPRPSAPFRSNVYQPTEMTMILNGGAVSSHIVPSAPPTYTGRQLW, from the exons ATGGCACTcttccctgtcctcctcctcctcctctccgtgCTCCATCGTGGTTCCTCCCAGGACCCTGATGAGGACTCGTTGGCAGTGCCCCGGGGGTGTGGCTGGGGCCTGGTGCGCCCCTACACCCTCCTCTGTGACCTGGACTCTGTTTGGGGCGTGGCGGTCGAATCTGCAGCGGCCAGCGGAGCCCTGGCTGCCATTTTACTGGGCCTGATCATCCTCTGCCGACTACACCACGTGAGCGAGGCGGAGAAGCGCAGCGGCGTGGGACCCATTCTCCTCCTGCTTCTGGGCATCCTGGGCCTGTTCGGCCTCAGTTTCGCCTACCTCATCGAGCGTGACGAACAGCTGTGTCTTCTGCGCCGTGCCCTCTGGGGCCTGCTCTTCGCCCTGTGCTTCTCCTGCCTGCTGGTGCAGGGTGTGCGGCTCCGGAGGTTGGGCCGCGAGCGCCGGAGCCCGGGGGGCTGTGCTCTGACCGGCCTGGCCCTGGGGCTGAGCGCCGTCCAGGGGATCATCGCCGCCGAGTGGCTCCTGCTCACGGTGCTCAGGGAGGGCAGAGCGGCCTGCCAGTACCTGCCTCTGGACTTCTCCTTAGCCTGTAGCTATGTGCTTGCGCTACTGCTAGCCGCGCTGGGGGCGGCCTCCTTCGCTCTCTGTGGGAAGACCCGGCAGTGGCGCTGTAACGCGATCTGGCTCCTCTCCGCctgtctgttgtctctcctcctctgggttGCCTGGGTGGGCTTCTATCTCTACGGTAACGCCTGGCTGGGGCGGTCCCCGGACTGGGACGATCCAGCATTGGCGATAGCACTGGTGGCACAGGGTTGGCTCCTCCTCCTGTTCCACGCCGTGCCCGAGGCACActcctgtctctgctccccgccACAACCCTCCGCCCCTGACTATTTTGACACATCCCAGGCCCCGTCCCGCATGAGGGAGACCAGCTTCGACGAGGACATCCCCCTCTCACACAGGCAGTTTCCGGAGAACCAGAGCTACGGCTTTGACGAAAACACTGCAG GTCTGAGGAGTGCAGGTAATCATAATGGTAACACAGCGCCCAGACCCAGTGCCCCCTTCCGCAGCAACGTGTACCAGCCCACTGAGATGACCATGATCCTGAATGGGGGAGCGGTGAGTTCTCATATT GTCCCCTCCGCACCCCCGACCTATACGGGGCGGCAGCTGTGGTGA